The following are encoded in a window of Spiroplasma tabanidicola genomic DNA:
- a CDS encoding AAA family ATPase — MIFLKRIEAFGFKSFAEPVVINYDFAMTGIVGPNGSGKSNITDAIMWALGEQSSKSLRGDSMEDIVFSGSSDRSSLNMAEVTLVFDNSSRAFKTLDYNEVSITRKYFLIDKESQYFINNSRVRLKDVQEIALETGLTKSSLAIISQGSISNFVESSPEQRRRLFDEAAGVAVYKKRKEDALRKLVKTQDNLDRINDIINEIERKLPSLKRQSIKAKKYQEKFEELKQIEISVLVKDIKVYKQRIEEIESQRIDLKNLINSLEKSVNNKADQEKIFRENAYSNDNELNVLTSKFQKVVEEIGKLKVSKVNLESKKTITNANDKEFKANDLKTKSKQLDIRFRAEEQKLAKLINEKIVKEGQLETYNKEKQENNKNIEQIRKKLFKIENDLETLINKKNSFDGLFEGVKNILENKKVLSGIIGSVKELISVEDKYEVAISSIMQNSIQSIVAKTTNDVKQAIDFLKNNKAGFATFLPLDTLTASYLSSDIRFAVQNLEGFVGFGNELVKIEKKYQIILDYLLANFIVVKDYESAIRTAKIIKYKFNIVTLDGQRILPHGAIIGGSRKSKHSSFNENIKIEKLEQEKLELEKVEKEKQEKINSLNFKIDHLREEISEIKSSSGTSRQVISQIENEQESVEEEYRIITGKELNKEENTYKTVDEQIIKISEEVAVKEIEKEEIQQQLSVIRNLKEKAFEKQTLINESLDEERKLLNAHKENYSKVNTDLTLLKQKQMSAVERLSENYNLTFESAFDMDISDFNNENETRDRINWLRSSIKELGNVNIESIEEYDKENQRYQEYVEQSSDVQDSIKNLKEAITDMDEQMILQFKSIVKEANGALPTTFSTLFGGGTAQIVYTDPEDILNTGIDIKIAPPGKKISNLNLLSGGEKSLVALSVLFSILKVKPIPLVILDEVEAPLDIANVERFAKYIKTFTQKTQFMIVTHRIGTMENCDVLFGATMQQKGVTKLVQIKLIEAKKLSNAN, encoded by the coding sequence ATGATTTTTTTAAAAAGAATTGAAGCCTTTGGATTCAAGTCTTTTGCAGAACCTGTAGTTATTAACTATGATTTTGCAATGACTGGTATTGTTGGACCAAACGGATCAGGAAAATCAAACATAACAGATGCTATTATGTGAGCATTAGGTGAGCAATCTTCTAAATCGCTTAGAGGAGATTCAATGGAGGACATTGTTTTTTCTGGAAGTTCTGATCGAAGCTCATTAAATATGGCAGAAGTTACTCTTGTTTTTGATAACAGTTCTAGAGCATTTAAAACATTAGATTATAATGAAGTATCAATTACTAGAAAATATTTTTTAATAGATAAAGAGTCTCAATATTTTATAAACAACTCAAGAGTTAGGCTAAAAGATGTTCAAGAAATTGCACTCGAGACTGGTTTGACAAAATCTAGTTTAGCAATTATATCTCAAGGTTCAATTTCAAATTTTGTTGAATCAAGTCCTGAACAAAGAAGAAGACTTTTTGATGAAGCGGCTGGAGTAGCTGTTTATAAAAAAAGAAAAGAAGATGCGTTAAGAAAACTTGTTAAAACACAAGATAATTTAGATAGAATAAATGACATAATTAATGAAATTGAAAGAAAATTACCATCTTTAAAAAGACAATCTATTAAGGCTAAAAAATATCAAGAAAAGTTTGAAGAATTAAAGCAAATTGAAATATCAGTACTTGTAAAAGATATAAAAGTTTATAAACAAAGAATAGAAGAAATAGAATCACAAAGAATCGATTTAAAAAATTTGATAAACTCACTAGAAAAAAGTGTTAATAATAAAGCTGATCAAGAAAAAATATTTAGAGAAAATGCTTATAGTAATGACAATGAGTTGAATGTTTTAACAAGTAAGTTTCAAAAAGTTGTTGAAGAAATAGGTAAATTAAAAGTTTCTAAGGTTAATTTAGAATCTAAAAAAACAATAACCAATGCTAATGATAAAGAATTTAAAGCAAATGATTTAAAAACAAAATCAAAGCAATTGGATATCAGATTTAGAGCAGAAGAACAAAAATTGGCAAAATTAATAAATGAAAAAATAGTAAAAGAAGGTCAACTTGAAACTTATAATAAAGAAAAACAAGAAAACAATAAAAACATAGAACAGATTAGAAAAAAACTTTTTAAAATAGAAAATGATTTAGAAACATTGATAAATAAAAAAAATTCTTTTGATGGACTTTTTGAAGGTGTTAAAAATATATTAGAAAACAAAAAAGTATTATCTGGAATAATTGGTTCTGTGAAAGAATTGATAAGTGTAGAAGATAAATACGAAGTTGCGATATCAAGCATTATGCAAAATTCAATCCAATCAATTGTTGCTAAAACTACAAATGACGTTAAACAAGCTATTGATTTTTTAAAAAATAATAAAGCAGGTTTTGCTACTTTTTTACCGCTTGACACTTTAACAGCATCATATTTATCAAGTGATATAAGATTTGCAGTTCAAAACTTAGAAGGGTTTGTTGGTTTTGGAAATGAACTTGTAAAAATAGAAAAAAAATATCAAATAATTTTAGATTATTTATTAGCAAATTTTATAGTCGTTAAAGATTATGAAAGTGCTATTAGAACAGCAAAAATTATAAAATATAAATTTAATATAGTTACTCTTGACGGGCAAAGAATATTACCTCATGGAGCAATTATTGGAGGAAGCAGAAAATCTAAGCATTCTTCATTTAATGAAAATATAAAAATAGAAAAATTAGAGCAAGAAAAATTAGAGTTAGAAAAAGTTGAAAAAGAAAAGCAAGAAAAAATAAACTCATTAAATTTTAAAATAGATCATTTAAGAGAAGAAATATCTGAAATAAAATCTAGTTCAGGTACTTCTAGACAAGTTATTTCTCAAATTGAAAATGAGCAAGAATCAGTAGAAGAAGAATATCGAATAATTACAGGAAAAGAATTAAATAAAGAAGAAAACACTTATAAAACTGTTGATGAACAAATAATCAAAATAAGTGAAGAAGTTGCTGTAAAAGAAATAGAAAAAGAAGAAATTCAACAACAACTAAGTGTAATAAGAAATTTAAAAGAAAAAGCCTTTGAAAAACAAACACTAATAAATGAAAGTTTAGATGAAGAAAGAAAATTATTAAATGCGCATAAAGAAAATTACTCAAAAGTAAATACAGATTTAACTTTATTAAAACAAAAACAAATGTCAGCTGTTGAAAGATTATCAGAAAACTATAATTTAACATTTGAGTCTGCATTTGATATGGATATAAGTGATTTTAATAACGAAAATGAAACTAGAGATAGAATTAATTGATTAAGAAGTTCTATAAAAGAATTGGGAAATGTAAATATAGAATCTATTGAAGAATACGATAAAGAAAATCAAAGATATCAAGAATACGTTGAACAGTCAAGTGATGTACAAGATTCAATAAAAAATTTAAAAGAAGCAATTACGGATATGGACGAACAAATGATATTACAATTTAAAAGTATTGTAAAAGAGGCTAATGGAGCTTTGCCTACAACATTTTCAACTTTATTCGGCGGAGGTACAGCTCAGATTGTTTATACAGATCCTGAGGATATTTTAAATACTGGAATTGACATTAAAATAGCTCCACCTGGTAAAAAAATTAGTAATTTAAATTTACTATCTGGAGGAGAAAAATCATTAGTAGCTTTATCTGTATTATTCTCAATACTTAAAGTAAAACCAATACCTTTGGTAATATTGGATGAAGTAGAAGCGCCATTGGATATTGCAAATGTTGAAAGATTTGCAAAATATATTAAAACATTTACTCAAAAAACTCAGTTTATGATTGTTACACATAGAATTGGAACAATGGAAAATTGCGATGTTCTTTTTGGCGCTACAATGCAACAAAAAGGGGTAACGAAGCTAGTTCAAATTAAATTAATTGAAGCTAAAAAATTGAGTAATGCAAATTAG
- the rnc gene encoding ribonuclease III yields the protein MDIEEFFKKMNIIIKNKELYVEALTHNSYSNENKKERHYQRLEFLGDAVLQLNVSLYLFNKFKKANEGELSKYRSSLVKRESLAMIARKLNLGDYVRLGIGEHDSRGFDKDNILADLYESLTAAIYLDLGLESLQIWLNKTILEPNNLLACLDFKSDFKSELQELIQIDKRSDLVYKLVNQEKIDNNKILFTINCILDNMVYGIGKGLNKKQAEQNAAKDALSKIKLFK from the coding sequence ATGGATATTGAAGAATTTTTTAAAAAAATGAATATAATTATAAAAAATAAAGAACTATATGTAGAAGCTTTAACTCACAACTCATATTCTAATGAAAACAAAAAAGAAAGACATTATCAAAGACTTGAATTTCTTGGTGACGCAGTATTACAATTAAATGTAAGTTTATATCTTTTTAATAAGTTTAAGAAAGCAAATGAAGGAGAATTGTCAAAATATAGAAGCTCATTAGTTAAAAGAGAAAGCCTTGCAATGATTGCAAGAAAGTTAAATCTTGGAGATTATGTAAGATTAGGAATTGGTGAACATGATTCTAGAGGTTTTGATAAAGATAATATACTAGCTGATTTATACGAATCTTTAACAGCTGCTATTTATTTGGATTTAGGTTTGGAAAGTCTTCAAATTTGATTAAATAAAACAATTTTAGAACCAAATAATTTATTAGCTTGTTTGGACTTTAAATCTGACTTTAAATCTGAACTTCAAGAATTAATACAAATAGATAAAAGAAGTGATCTAGTTTATAAACTTGTAAATCAAGAAAAAATAGATAATAATAAAATATTATTTACAATAAATTGTATTTTAGATAATATGGTTTATGGAATAGGTAAAGGTTTAAACAAAAAACAAGCAGAACAAAATGCTGCCAAGGATGCTTTGTCAAAAATAAAATTATTTAAATAA
- the ptsS gene encoding phosphate ABC transporter substrate-binding protein translates to MNKKVSILLLAIISIITGLWIWSSLSTQNYVVLGGSTSVNTFMQSFTKDYLANEKKDFIYNSTGSQAGVGGVEKGMYGAGFISKDVGTGTLTGNNRFSSFGEDDKLVFLPGEATGFSEEMIDLKTHNNDIDIDKSYVAFEFALDAIVIIFKKPDWVTEETVNKINFDIPKNKTDESVLSKIYSNNYTWEELAKDAGQSDVPSSLTKIVTFTREDGSGTRSAFGDLTGIKKMETANVVNSNGSMFENIQKSQSAIGYISYAFIKQVTKESGVNVAGVNKTKLGNPANLGNDNWEFGMELNEQTKAFEKIAGDVSNEQFIKGYDGKEYKFKRPFISIFNTHFKKYELLIEFFSAMIGISKDENIYKENFVDEGLVQNFEIRKVVYEN, encoded by the coding sequence ATGAACAAAAAAGTTAGCATCCTCTTATTGGCAATTATTTCAATAATTACAGGATTATGAATTTGATCATCGTTATCAACTCAAAATTATGTAGTTTTAGGAGGAAGCACAAGTGTAAATACATTTATGCAATCTTTTACAAAAGATTATTTAGCAAACGAAAAAAAAGATTTTATATACAACTCAACCGGAAGTCAAGCTGGTGTTGGAGGGGTTGAAAAAGGAATGTATGGAGCTGGTTTTATATCAAAAGATGTAGGAACTGGAACTTTAACTGGAAATAATCGTTTTAGTAGTTTTGGTGAAGATGATAAATTAGTATTTTTACCAGGAGAGGCTACCGGTTTCTCAGAAGAAATGATTGATTTAAAAACTCACAACAATGATATTGATATTGATAAAAGTTATGTTGCATTTGAATTTGCGCTTGATGCAATTGTAATTATTTTTAAAAAACCAGATTGAGTAACAGAAGAAACTGTAAATAAAATTAATTTTGATATACCTAAAAATAAAACAGATGAGTCAGTTTTAAGTAAAATTTATTCAAACAACTATACTTGAGAAGAGTTGGCAAAAGATGCTGGACAAAGTGATGTGCCAAGTAGTTTAACCAAAATTGTAACATTTACAAGAGAAGATGGTTCAGGAACAAGAAGTGCTTTTGGAGATTTAACAGGAATAAAAAAAATGGAAACAGCAAACGTTGTGAACTCAAACGGTTCAATGTTTGAAAATATCCAAAAATCTCAAAGTGCAATTGGATATATATCTTATGCGTTTATAAAACAAGTAACAAAAGAATCGGGAGTAAATGTTGCAGGAGTTAATAAAACAAAATTAGGTAATCCTGCTAATTTAGGAAATGATAATTGAGAGTTTGGTATGGAGTTAAACGAACAAACAAAAGCTTTTGAAAAAATTGCTGGTGATGTTTCTAATGAACAGTTTATTAAAGGTTATGATGGCAAAGAGTATAAGTTTAAAAGACCATTTATATCAATATTTAATACTCATTTTAAAAAGTATGAATTATTGATAGAATTCTTTTCTGCGATGATTGGAATAAGTAAGGATGAAAATATTTATAAAGAAAACTTTGTAGATGAAGGATTAGTCCAAAACTTTGAAATCAGAAAGGTAGTTTATGAAAATTAA
- a CDS encoding ABC transporter permease, whose product MEEKLKKISSNVKNISLLSLIRFSFKILFFEKTFLIFIFIANLFSILVAVIFSFMKSGEMMNEVYDFYVIIFINVFMFLIIIRIINFYFVRKKDDKTIFIALSNHISRSKFFIAEYLTMFITIVFSVIFSYIIFNALYFFMHGFKVSEYVFHKTTYFLIFALIIVIALLNFIIFLILILGSQPTLIISTILMSLSFVANIPAKLVQSKYEALNLTINEKDSSAIKTVISVKDIYESFNLQNSINTGKIKYKYLAKALNNYLTDFSSENPNDYNLKPNKDLASNLKNRYNNFWDQQLNVIDKTKKDYKMSGKLSYLNSDMISSKTGNWKITDQVDVNFSLGSTFKTTQQLQEMIASEETSIEQKNILNDLLNFNQEIWTKIPNMLSDKSSLFKTYIWLYGEELNSPKVEKFVKGEDDKFDLNNLPQKNLSDIKLEINQDLPNLKQIINSLNKANTGLNITENDVEIDNQQTQTKTNCSIKAKSESENFKGSVNVSYNSIEQTNYVLKQENKESVVLAKSDLISIYNILMTGSRPDATNPSVGLFDDDTNSLKEYINTNMNFPLMFTARILEEYFIPYTTNYYYLTTLNLREDSNYVQFKKNLKIAEAISYLNPFYATWSYFTQYTGFYNDNIWFEYSNDSLINTRKQENIFLPYVIYNLKSDDSNVIIKDTYNKYFDPLYSLLIIFSSTIVLIFIAMNRFRKIDIS is encoded by the coding sequence ATGGAAGAAAAATTAAAAAAAATTAGTTCTAATGTTAAAAATATATCTTTATTATCTTTAATAAGGTTTTCTTTTAAAATATTATTTTTCGAAAAAACTTTTTTAATATTTATTTTTATAGCAAATTTGTTTAGTATTTTAGTAGCTGTTATTTTTTCTTTTATGAAATCTGGAGAAATGATGAATGAAGTTTATGATTTTTATGTAATTATTTTTATAAATGTTTTTATGTTTTTAATTATTATAAGAATTATTAACTTTTATTTTGTGAGAAAAAAAGATGATAAAACAATTTTCATAGCATTATCCAATCATATTTCTAGAAGTAAGTTTTTTATTGCAGAATATTTAACAATGTTCATAACTATTGTATTTTCTGTTATTTTCTCTTATATAATTTTCAATGCATTATATTTTTTTATGCACGGCTTTAAAGTAAGTGAATATGTTTTTCACAAAACAACCTACTTTTTAATTTTTGCTTTAATTATTGTAATAGCACTTTTAAATTTTATTATTTTTTTAATTTTAATTTTAGGTTCACAACCAACTTTAATAATTTCTACAATTTTAATGTCTTTATCATTTGTTGCGAATATACCTGCCAAACTAGTTCAATCTAAATATGAAGCATTAAATTTAACTATTAACGAAAAAGATAGTAGTGCAATAAAAACTGTAATTTCAGTAAAAGATATTTATGAAAGTTTTAATTTACAAAATTCTATAAATACTGGAAAAATTAAGTATAAATATTTAGCAAAAGCTTTAAATAATTATTTAACTGATTTCTCATCAGAAAACCCAAATGATTATAATCTTAAACCAAATAAAGATTTAGCATCAAATTTAAAAAACAGATATAACAATTTTTGAGATCAACAATTAAATGTAATTGATAAAACAAAAAAAGATTACAAAATGAGCGGCAAGTTAAGTTATTTAAACAGTGATATGATTTCATCAAAAACTGGTAATTGAAAAATAACAGATCAAGTTGATGTTAACTTTTCTTTGGGGAGCACTTTCAAAACAACACAACAATTACAAGAAATGATAGCTTCTGAAGAAACTTCAATTGAGCAAAAAAATATTTTAAATGATTTATTAAACTTTAATCAAGAAATTTGAACAAAAATACCTAACATGTTAAGCGATAAATCTAGTTTATTTAAAACTTATATTTGATTATATGGAGAAGAACTTAACTCTCCAAAAGTGGAAAAATTTGTTAAGGGAGAAGATGACAAGTTTGATTTAAATAATTTGCCTCAAAAAAATTTAAGTGATATTAAATTAGAAATAAATCAAGATTTACCAAATCTTAAGCAAATAATTAATTCGCTAAATAAAGCTAATACAGGTTTGAATATAACAGAAAATGATGTTGAGATAGATAATCAACAAACACAAACAAAAACTAATTGTTCTATTAAAGCTAAGAGTGAATCTGAAAATTTCAAAGGAAGCGTAAATGTAAGTTACAATTCAATTGAACAAACAAATTATGTTTTAAAACAAGAAAACAAAGAAAGTGTTGTGTTGGCAAAATCTGATCTAATTTCTATTTATAATATATTAATGACAGGTTCTAGACCGGATGCAACAAATCCAAGTGTAGGTTTATTTGATGATGATACAAATTCTTTGAAAGAATATATAAATACAAATATGAACTTTCCATTAATGTTTACTGCTAGAATATTAGAGGAATATTTCATTCCTTACACTACTAATTATTACTACTTAACAACATTAAATTTACGAGAAGATAGTAATTATGTGCAATTCAAAAAAAACCTAAAAATAGCAGAAGCAATTTCGTATTTAAATCCATTTTATGCAACATGAAGTTATTTTACTCAATATACTGGGTTTTATAATGATAATATTTGATTTGAATATTCCAATGATTCTCTTATAAATACAAGAAAACAAGAAAACATTTTCCTGCCATATGTTATTTATAATCTTAAATCAGATGACTCTAATGTTATTATTAAAGATACTTATAATAAATATTTTGATCCACTATATTCATTATTGATTATTTTTTCATCAACAATAGTTTTAATATTTATTGCAATGAATAGATTTAGAAAAATTGACATAAGTTAA
- the plsX gene encoding phosphate acyltransferase PlsX, with product MQYIKIAFDVMGSDNGFKPAIEAALKILKEKKDLKIIFVGKEFEIKSFLKNKKYNLEQVDFFNCEETIDMKDGIMDIRRKRDSSMVRALELVRDDIADGVTTGGATAPFIAGCIFILKRLEGIERPAFMPVIPTILKNKVTLLLDVGANLESDPEDIEKFAIMANAYSRVIKQVKNPKVALLNIGEESTKGTEIHKKAYELLKNNKYLDFYGNLEPRYITSGFVDVVVTDGYSGNVALKSAEGMGKNLLTEIKNSLTKNIFRKIAAFCLKKAFIEVREKFDYKNHAGAILLGVNKIAFKSHGSSDAISFYATLSMTYSAIKNRIVEKMKEALKIT from the coding sequence ATGCAATACATAAAGATAGCGTTCGATGTTATGGGCTCTGATAATGGTTTTAAACCAGCGATTGAAGCTGCTTTAAAAATACTAAAAGAAAAGAAAGATCTAAAAATCATATTTGTAGGGAAAGAATTTGAGATTAAGAGTTTTTTAAAAAATAAAAAGTATAATCTTGAACAAGTAGATTTTTTCAATTGCGAAGAGACAATTGACATGAAAGATGGAATTATGGATATTAGAAGAAAAAGAGATTCTTCTATGGTGAGAGCCTTAGAACTTGTGAGAGATGATATTGCTGATGGAGTTACGACTGGGGGTGCAACCGCTCCATTTATAGCTGGATGTATATTTATTTTAAAAAGATTAGAAGGTATAGAGAGACCTGCATTTATGCCTGTTATACCTACAATTTTAAAAAATAAAGTAACATTATTATTAGATGTTGGAGCAAATTTAGAGAGTGATCCAGAAGATATTGAAAAATTTGCAATAATGGCAAATGCTTACTCAAGAGTTATAAAACAAGTAAAAAATCCCAAAGTAGCTTTACTTAATATTGGAGAGGAATCAACAAAAGGGACAGAAATTCATAAAAAAGCTTATGAATTATTAAAAAATAATAAATATTTAGATTTTTATGGTAATCTCGAACCGAGATATATCACATCTGGTTTTGTAGATGTTGTTGTAACTGATGGCTATAGTGGTAATGTGGCTCTAAAATCTGCCGAGGGTATGGGGAAGAACTTATTAACAGAAATAAAAAATAGTTTGACTAAAAACATATTTAGAAAAATAGCTGCATTTTGCTTGAAAAAAGCATTTATAGAAGTTAGAGAAAAGTTTGACTACAAAAATCATGCAGGTGCTATACTTCTTGGAGTTAACAAAATAGCGTTTAAGTCACATGGTTCGAGTGATGCTATATCATTTTATGCAACTTTAAGTATGACTTATAGTGCTATAAAAAATAGAATAGTAGAAAAAATGAAAGAGGCATTAAAAATTACCTAA